The proteins below come from a single Eucalyptus grandis isolate ANBG69807.140 chromosome 3, ASM1654582v1, whole genome shotgun sequence genomic window:
- the LOC120291602 gene encoding ankyrin repeat-containing protein BDA1-like gives MESELYEAAIKGNVPSLLELLKTDKLLLDRVMIGNHTETPLHIAAMLGHLDFVKEILAQKAEMASVQDSQGSTPLHLAAAKGYLNIVESLVRAYPDACSFCDKYKRNPLHVAAMKGHVNVLENLVGARPDAAHSVIEHGQTILHLCVKHNRLEALKLLIDILGNEQFINLGDEDGNTILHLAIADRQAETIVFLINKGVNPNIMNSRGFTAVSLLAQGESAGRASEIRDYVPQISENQNSSGRTVHTNNKTLLVVAALLATVAYQAILTPPSGLWQEDYPSENATNVAGSINPSGGISPAISSTAETGTEHVAGESIMGYKYQDIYQGFLVCNTISFAASISTIMLLISGLPLKRRRLTTWIAMLIMWIAIFFTAATYTFTIWAFTPEQLLTTAIDMNRFVMLVWLGLMAIICLCHVVLLTVKLVRKVLKFVRSRRDPIGEVP, from the exons atGGAGTCTGAGCTCTATGAAGCCGCTATCAAAGGAAATGTGCCGTCTTTGCTTGAGTTGCTAAAAACGGATAAACTACTTCTTGACAGAGTCATGATTGGGAATCACACCGAGACTCCTCTGCACATCGCAGCCATGCTTGGACACTTGGATTTCGTGAAAGAGATCCTAGCTCAGAAGGCCGAGATGGCAAGTGTGCAAGATTCTCAGGGTTCGACGCCTCTTCATCTTGCCGCAGCAAAAGGGTACCTTAACATAGTGGAAAGCTTGGTAAGAGCCTACCCTGATGCATGTTCCTTCTGtgacaaatacaaaagaaatcCTCTTCATGTTGCAGCCATGAAAGGGCATGTGAATGTGTTGGAAAACTTGGTTGGAGCAAGACCTGATGCCGCCCATAGTGTCATTGAACATGGCCAAACGATCCTGCATTTATGCGTGAAGCATAACAGACTAGAAGCTTTGAAGCTTTTGATAGATATCTTGGGCAATGAACAGTTCATCAATTTGGGGGATGAAGATGGCAACACAATTTTGCATTTGGCTATTGCTGATAGACAAGCTGAG ACTATAgtcttcttgataaataaaggaGTGAACCCGAACATTATGAACTCTAGAGGTTTCACAGCAGTCAGCCTATTAGCACAAGGTGAAAGCGCAGGAAGAGCCTCCGAGATTAGGGATTATGTTCCTCAAATTTCAGAGAATCAAAACTCTTCCGGACGAACAGTCCACACCAATAACAAG ACTCTATTGGTGGTAGCGGCATTGCTAGCTACCGTGGCATACCAAGCCATTCTTACCCCGCCTAGTGGCCTTTGGCAAGAAGATTATCCGAGCGAAAATGCAACAAATGTTGCAGGCAGTATTAACCCATCTGGTGGCATTTCGCCAGCAATTTCCTCGACCGCTGAGACCGGCACAGAGCATGTTGCGGGCGAGTCCATAATGGGATATAAGTACCAGGATATCTACCAGGGTTTCCTAGTATGTAACACGATAAGTTTCGCCGCATCGATTAGCACCATTATGCTTCTTATAAGTGGTCTTCCTCTAAAGCGGCGTCGGCTTACCACATGGATTGCAATGCTGATTATGTGGATTGCGATATTCTTCACAGCGGCGACTTATACCTTCACCATATGGGCCTTCACGCCGGAACAACTATTGACTACTGCAATTGACATGAATAGATTTGTGATGCTGGTATGGCTTGGATTAATGGCTATTATTTGCCTGTGCCACGTTGTTCTCTTGACCGTGAAGTTGGTACGCAAAGTCCTGAAATTCGTCCGCAGCAGGAGGGATCCTATAGGAGAAGTGCCCTGA